The following coding sequences lie in one Rutidosis leptorrhynchoides isolate AG116_Rl617_1_P2 chromosome 4, CSIRO_AGI_Rlap_v1, whole genome shotgun sequence genomic window:
- the LOC139844923 gene encoding WAT1-related protein At3g18200-like, whose protein sequence is MEPARSRICVSGKMKLIIAVLVLQLCFAGFHIVSRVALNIGVSKVVYPIYRNLLALILLAPMAYFYEKKERPPLTFSLLVQFFLLALVGITANQGFYILGLYYATPAFASAMQNSVPAITFIMASVLRLEKVNISRRDGLAKVIGTIASVGGATVITLYKGAPLFYHDTSNKVNIDYMHSGSTKMLNWTWGCIYLIGHCLSWAGWMVFQAPIVKKYPAKLSLTSFTCFFGLIQFMVIAAFFERDPEKWIIKSGEEVFTILYAGIISSGIVLWLQTWCIQKGGPVFVAVFQPVQTVLVAIMAFAILHDQLYLGGLLGAILIMIGLYLVLWGKTEEQKVVAKQVDNEDLLTRHLLDDNIKNQENTNVSDIP, encoded by the exons ATGGAGCCAGCAAGATCCCGGATTTGTGTTTCTGGCAAGATGAAGCTTATTATCGCGGTTCTTGTTTTGCAACTTTGCTTTGCAGGTTTTCATATAGTGTCTAGAGTTGCACTCAATATCGGCGTCAGTAAAGTCGTGTACCCCATTTACAGAAACCTTCTTGCATTGATTCTCTTGGCTCCTATGGCCTACTTTTATGAGAA GAAAGAAAGACCACCCCTAACATTTTCATTACTAGTTCAGTTTTTCCTCCTGGCTCTAGTAGG AATCACAGCCAACCAAGGATTTTACATACTTGGGTTGTACTATGCAACCCCTGCTTTTGCTTCTGCCATGCAAAACTCAGTTCCTGCCATTACTTTTATCATGGCCTCTGTTTTAAG GCTTGAGAAGGTAAACATATCAAGAAGAGATGGGTTGGCAAAAGTTATAGGTACAATTGCAAGTGTAGGAGGAGCAACTGTAATTACTCTATACAAAGGGGCTCCACTTTTTTATCATGATACATCAAATAAAGTCAACATTGATTATATGCATTCTGGCTCAACAAAAATGCTCAATTGGACATGGGGTTGTATTTACCTAATTGGTCACTGTTTATCATGGGCTGGATGGATGGTTTTTCAG GCTCCGATTGTGAAGAAGTACCCGGCTAAACTTTCACTTACATCTTTCACATGCTTTTTCGGATTGATCCAGTTCATGGTCATCGCAGCATTTTTCGAGCGGGACCCAGAGAAATGGATAATAAAGTCTGGGGAAGAAGTTTTCACCATCTTATACGCG GGAATTATTTCATCTGGAATTGTGTTATGGCTGCAAACTTGGTGCATTCAAAAAGGAGGGCCTGTTTTTGTTGCTGTATTCCAGCCTGTGCAGACTGTTCTTGTTGCTATCATGGCTTTTGCAATTCTACATGATCAGTTGTATCTTGGGGG ATTGTTGGgggcaatattaataatgattggtCTCTACTTAGTACTATGGGGCAAAACAGAAGAACAAAAAGTAGTGGCAAAGCAAGTGGATAATGAAGATTTATTGACAAGGCATCTTCTTGATGACAACATCAAGAATCAAGAAAACACCAATGTTTCTGATATTCCTTGA